A section of the Petrimonas sulfuriphila genome encodes:
- a CDS encoding DUF4488 domain-containing protein yields the protein MKTKLFYSVFVCVIALLAGCGTAQKGLKSETAKRLFGLWEVKAIHNSNEGGYKKMPHGMFKMIIDDGRFVNFMTTAGGAMITVDGTYRLVGDSLYIEEINHSFNRTQVGKDNPLNLKLSGPKFMYLRWFQAVDEFGENQNQWIEEIWQRVELEDMEVSRIDLEQELRALVKDPEVIKKVMD from the coding sequence ATGAAAACGAAATTATTTTACTCTGTATTTGTTTGCGTGATTGCATTACTGGCCGGATGTGGGACAGCGCAAAAAGGATTGAAAAGCGAAACAGCTAAGCGCTTGTTTGGATTGTGGGAGGTGAAAGCCATTCACAACAGCAATGAGGGAGGTTACAAAAAAATGCCTCACGGGATGTTTAAGATGATTATCGATGACGGCAGGTTTGTTAACTTCATGACAACCGCAGGTGGCGCTATGATCACCGTTGACGGAACGTACAGGTTGGTTGGAGATTCCCTTTACATCGAAGAGATTAATCATTCTTTCAACAGAACACAGGTTGGGAAAGACAATCCCTTGAATTTGAAACTTTCCGGGCCTAAGTTTATGTACCTGAGGTGGTTTCAGGCAGTGGATGAGTTTGGTGAGAACCAGAATCAATGGATTGAGGAAATCTGGCAACGGGTAGAGCTTGAAGATATGGAAGTGAGCCGTATCGATTTGGAGCAGGAACTCCGGGCGTTGGTGAAAGATCCTGAGGTGATAAAGAAAGTTATGGATTAA
- a CDS encoding malate dehydrogenase gives MSFLTNEKLTIVGAAGMIGSNMAQTAAMMRLTPNICLYDPFALGLEGVYEEMRHCGFEGVDFTFTTDIREAFTGTKYMISSGGAPRKDGMTREDLLKGNAEIAAQLGKDIKAYCPDLKHLTVIFNPADITGLVALIHSGLKPGCVTTLAGLDSTRLQSELAKHFGVKQSQVTNTRTYGGHGEQMAVFASTAKVDGKPLTDLIGTPELTNEDWDALKLRVTKGGANIIKLRGRSSFQSPSYVSVEMIRAAMGGEKFGWPSGCYVNTVDFPNIMMAMETNITKDGVVINETKGTDSEMTALKESYQHLAKLRDEVIAMGIIPATDQWKSVNPNL, from the coding sequence ATGAGCTTTTTAACAAACGAAAAATTAACCATCGTTGGCGCTGCCGGAATGATTGGTTCAAACATGGCGCAAACTGCGGCAATGATGCGTTTAACCCCGAACATCTGCTTATACGACCCCTTTGCTCTGGGCCTGGAGGGTGTTTACGAAGAAATGCGCCATTGTGGATTTGAAGGAGTGGATTTTACGTTCACCACCGATATCCGGGAAGCGTTCACCGGCACAAAATACATGATTTCTTCGGGCGGTGCTCCGCGAAAAGACGGCATGACCCGCGAAGATTTGTTGAAAGGCAATGCGGAGATTGCAGCTCAACTGGGTAAAGACATCAAGGCTTACTGCCCCGATCTGAAACACCTTACCGTTATTTTTAATCCTGCCGACATTACCGGCCTGGTGGCCCTTATTCACTCGGGCCTGAAACCGGGCTGCGTTACCACACTGGCCGGACTGGACAGTACCCGTTTACAAAGCGAACTGGCAAAACATTTCGGTGTAAAACAGAGCCAGGTTACCAATACCCGCACCTATGGCGGACACGGCGAGCAAATGGCTGTTTTTGCCTCTACGGCAAAAGTTGACGGAAAACCGTTAACCGACCTCATCGGCACACCCGAGCTCACAAACGAAGACTGGGATGCCCTTAAACTAAGAGTAACCAAAGGGGGCGCAAACATCATTAAACTGCGTGGACGCTCATCGTTCCAAAGCCCGTCGTACGTATCGGTAGAAATGATCCGCGCAGCCATGGGCGGAGAGAAATTCGGTTGGCCTTCGGGTTGTTACGTAAATACCGTCGATTTCCCGAACATCATGATGGCAATGGAAACCAACATCACCAAAGACGGTGTGGTCATAAACGAGACCAAAGGAACCGACAGCGAAATGACGGCCTTGAAAGAAAGCTACCAACACCTGGCAAAGCTGCGTGATGAAGTCATCGCTATGGGAATCATCCCCGCAACTGATCAATGGAAATCGGTAAATCCGAACTTATAA
- a CDS encoding S46 family peptidase, with the protein MKKSFLSLILIFTLTIFSLSADEGMWMLHLLKQQKYPEMKKLGLKLRDYDIYNPNGTSIKDAVVQFGGGCTGEVISSQGLVLTNHHCGYGQIQNHSTLEHNYLENGFWAMTKTEELPNPGLTVTFIDKVEEVTDYVKNCLERDKALDKDGILFLSPAYLKSIAKERVGKEFLENNAGADVEIKPFFDGNQYFMFIKKIYSDIRLVGAPPSSIGKFGADTDNWMWPRHTGDFSLFRIYADKNGNPAPYSPDNVPLKPKRWLTVSTQGANENDFVMILGFPGTTYKFYTSWEVAERRDIDNRVRINMRRVRQEALLNEMLADPQVNIQYASKYTGSTNAYKSAIGSNWAIDKRNFVMAKKRQQERLIGWAKKKNKTQFLAALDTIQHIVEQRSDLRFRDRMLNEGIVRGIEFANVPVRNADSLIRALRNKDEKKIENFTLLLLNDYRNFANKNYSVEVDKKVAKAMIAEYIRLVPKDKHPDVFTVLHTEFEGDINKYVDNIFENSVFGSEANLEKFLSHLTPETLVHDPMFSFARSVKKEEAMLKDQQDAFTRAYLIARRSYLDGVLEMDGATAYAPDANLTLRLAYGQLKGYAPRDAVYYEPQTTVEGIMEKEDPGNWEFVVPEKLKELYNKGDYGRYALPGGKMPVAFMASTHTTGGNSGSPVMNAGGELIGINFDRNWEGVGGDIQYLPDYQRSIIVDIRYVLFIIDKFAGATHLIEEMDIQ; encoded by the coding sequence ATGAAAAAATCATTTCTGTCCCTGATCCTGATTTTTACCCTGACTATTTTCTCACTTTCTGCTGATGAAGGAATGTGGATGTTGCACCTGTTGAAGCAACAAAAATATCCCGAAATGAAAAAACTGGGATTGAAATTGAGAGATTATGATATTTACAATCCGAATGGCACATCGATAAAAGACGCGGTTGTTCAGTTTGGTGGCGGATGCACCGGTGAGGTGATTTCTTCCCAGGGACTGGTGTTGACCAATCATCATTGCGGCTACGGACAGATACAGAACCACAGTACGCTGGAACATAATTACCTGGAAAACGGATTCTGGGCCATGACGAAGACTGAAGAACTTCCCAATCCCGGACTGACGGTTACTTTTATAGATAAGGTGGAGGAGGTAACCGATTACGTGAAGAATTGTCTTGAACGGGATAAGGCGCTGGACAAAGACGGTATCCTGTTCCTTTCTCCCGCCTATTTGAAAAGCATTGCCAAAGAGAGGGTGGGGAAAGAGTTTCTGGAAAATAACGCTGGTGCCGATGTTGAGATTAAGCCATTCTTCGACGGAAACCAATATTTTATGTTCATCAAAAAGATATACTCCGATATTCGTCTGGTGGGGGCGCCGCCCAGTTCGATCGGAAAGTTTGGTGCCGATACCGATAACTGGATGTGGCCACGTCACACAGGCGACTTTTCCCTTTTCCGCATTTATGCTGATAAAAACGGAAACCCCGCTCCTTATTCTCCCGATAATGTTCCACTGAAACCCAAGCGCTGGCTTACCGTTTCTACCCAGGGCGCAAATGAAAATGATTTTGTTATGATCCTGGGGTTTCCCGGTACAACCTATAAGTTTTATACCTCGTGGGAAGTTGCCGAGCGGCGCGATATCGATAATAGAGTGCGTATCAACATGCGCAGGGTCCGCCAGGAAGCCCTGTTGAATGAAATGCTTGCCGATCCGCAGGTAAATATACAGTATGCTTCGAAATACACAGGCTCTACGAACGCCTACAAGAGCGCTATCGGCTCGAATTGGGCCATTGACAAGCGTAATTTTGTAATGGCAAAAAAACGACAACAGGAAAGACTTATCGGTTGGGCAAAGAAAAAGAACAAAACGCAGTTCCTGGCCGCTCTTGATACCATACAACATATTGTTGAGCAACGCAGTGACCTCCGTTTCAGGGACCGGATGCTGAACGAAGGGATTGTCAGAGGGATTGAGTTTGCTAATGTGCCGGTCCGGAATGCTGACTCATTGATCCGGGCACTTCGGAACAAGGACGAAAAGAAGATCGAGAATTTCACGTTACTGCTTCTTAATGATTACCGGAATTTTGCCAACAAGAACTACAGCGTAGAAGTGGATAAAAAAGTAGCCAAAGCCATGATTGCTGAATACATACGGTTGGTTCCCAAAGATAAGCATCCTGATGTTTTTACCGTTTTACACACTGAGTTTGAGGGAGACATAAACAAATACGTAGATAATATTTTTGAAAATTCTGTTTTCGGGAGTGAAGCTAACCTGGAAAAATTCCTTTCTCATCTTACTCCCGAAACACTTGTCCATGATCCGATGTTTAGCTTTGCCCGGTCGGTAAAGAAAGAAGAAGCAATGTTAAAAGATCAGCAAGATGCTTTTACCCGCGCCTATTTGATCGCCCGCCGTTCATACCTGGACGGAGTGCTGGAGATGGACGGAGCAACGGCATATGCTCCCGATGCCAATCTTACGCTCAGGCTTGCATACGGACAGTTGAAAGGTTATGCACCCCGTGATGCTGTTTACTATGAACCCCAAACAACGGTGGAGGGAATTATGGAAAAAGAAGATCCCGGGAATTGGGAGTTCGTTGTGCCTGAAAAGCTGAAAGAGCTCTATAACAAAGGTGACTACGGACGTTATGCTTTACCCGGCGGTAAAATGCCGGTGGCATTTATGGCCTCAACGCACACTACCGGAGGAAACTCGGGAAGCCCGGTTATGAACGCCGGGGGAGAATTGATTGGTATAAACTTTGACCGTAACTGGGAGGGAGTTGGCGGAGATATTCAGTACCTTCCGGATTATCAGCGAAGCATTATAGTGGATATCCGTTATGTGTTATTCATTATCGATAAATTTGCTGGTGCTACACACTTGATTGAGGAGATGGATATCCAGTAA
- a CDS encoding SusD/RagB family nutrient-binding outer membrane lipoprotein: MKKKNILLAFLAAIMFLGACSDFEDINKDPNAANEDDIKVQYIINKAITDAQQDPHIAERAFVLYWRRAGRQDRSGGINLGTYNNDWSSDYYNYVSGWMKSATQAVDLAEKQIQKDEFAVEYDRQMTKNLKEVARIWRAYLMSEFADNFGPLPLEAFKGTNPEFSSVKDVYYFMIDELKDAAQKIDVNVKAQDIDKKFDRAYQFDFEKWIKYANSMRMRLAMRLSEADAAKAKSEFEDAVKGSIILTADEMFAVKERDGWDPLAGVMSRPWNALLMSNTLNNLMINLGSVKSADMLDASYASYIKPKGYMGKRFQNQFSTYTNDPSIGFFFDGLHNTIDPRAYKLYAIPGDFTSPDAQFTSEDDLGPLERSVFADKDQNNEIATVNLAFTWNTMPGGSWGDMSAMNQIIGSLYNPILVKKYRNHSQKRVFFASWETYFLLAEAALRGWTTPTSAKEAYEKGIKASLDYHGVSSFYDTYIASTDYNRVGTSVKWDHTAEPPATVEVDIIDGYTNQAAKFAYKFPVASQTSYKKALNDQMTKVITQKFIAQNPWLPLETWNDYRRLGLPFFENMVVENPLTNLPAITKDNVKTTQQPDFFPQRLKYPASLENSNPEGYKQAVELLGGTDAVLTPLWWARH, translated from the coding sequence ATGAAAAAGAAAAATATATTATTGGCTTTTTTGGCAGCGATCATGTTTTTAGGAGCCTGTTCCGACTTCGAAGACATTAATAAAGATCCAAATGCTGCAAATGAAGACGACATCAAGGTTCAATACATAATCAATAAAGCCATAACCGATGCGCAACAAGACCCGCACATTGCTGAACGTGCTTTTGTTTTGTATTGGAGACGTGCCGGTAGACAAGACCGTTCGGGCGGCATAAACCTTGGCACTTATAATAATGACTGGAGTTCCGATTATTACAACTATGTATCGGGTTGGATGAAATCAGCAACGCAAGCAGTAGACTTGGCTGAAAAACAAATTCAAAAAGATGAGTTCGCAGTAGAGTACGACCGCCAAATGACGAAAAACCTCAAAGAAGTAGCTAGAATCTGGCGAGCATACCTAATGAGTGAGTTCGCCGATAATTTTGGTCCTCTTCCCCTTGAAGCATTTAAAGGAACAAACCCTGAATTCTCCAGTGTTAAAGACGTATATTATTTTATGATCGATGAATTGAAAGATGCAGCACAGAAAATTGATGTCAATGTAAAAGCTCAAGACATTGATAAGAAATTTGACCGTGCTTATCAGTTCGATTTTGAAAAGTGGATAAAATACGCCAACTCAATGCGTATGCGTCTGGCTATGCGTTTATCGGAAGCAGATGCAGCAAAAGCAAAATCTGAATTTGAAGATGCAGTGAAAGGGTCAATTATTTTAACGGCAGACGAAATGTTTGCAGTTAAAGAACGTGACGGTTGGGATCCGTTGGCAGGAGTGATGTCAAGACCCTGGAATGCGTTATTAATGAGTAATACGCTAAACAATCTCATGATTAATCTAGGCAGTGTTAAATCGGCAGACATGCTGGACGCTTCATACGCTTCTTACATCAAACCGAAGGGATATATGGGAAAAAGGTTCCAAAATCAATTTTCAACGTATACAAACGATCCTTCAATCGGGTTCTTCTTCGACGGACTTCACAACACCATTGACCCAAGAGCTTACAAACTCTACGCCATACCCGGTGATTTCACCAGCCCCGATGCACAATTTACATCGGAAGATGATTTAGGCCCTTTGGAAAGATCTGTGTTTGCAGATAAAGACCAAAATAATGAAATCGCCACTGTTAATTTAGCGTTTACGTGGAACACTATGCCAGGTGGAAGCTGGGGAGACATGTCTGCCATGAACCAGATTATAGGATCTTTATACAACCCTATACTCGTAAAAAAATACAGGAATCATTCGCAAAAACGCGTATTCTTTGCTTCTTGGGAAACCTATTTCCTACTGGCTGAAGCAGCTCTAAGAGGCTGGACAACGCCCACGTCTGCAAAAGAAGCTTACGAAAAAGGAATTAAAGCCAGCCTGGACTATCATGGCGTTAGCAGTTTTTACGACACGTATATTGCTTCAACAGATTACAACCGTGTTGGAACATCCGTAAAATGGGATCATACAGCAGAGCCTCCTGCAACCGTTGAAGTAGACATTATTGATGGTTATACTAACCAAGCGGCGAAGTTTGCGTATAAATTTCCGGTAGCAAGCCAGACTTCTTATAAGAAAGCATTGAACGACCAGATGACGAAAGTCATCACCCAAAAATTCATCGCTCAAAATCCGTGGTTACCACTCGAAACCTGGAACGATTACCGTCGTCTTGGACTCCCATTCTTCGAAAACATGGTTGTGGAAAACCCGTTAACAAATCTTCCGGCTATAACGAAAGATAATGTAAAAACCACCCAACAACCCGATTTCTTCCCTCAACGATTAAAATATCCTGCATCACTTGAAAACAGTAACCCTGAAGGATATAAACAAGCCGTTGAATTACTCGGAGGAACCGACGCAGTGTTAACTCCGCTTTGGTGGGCAAGACACTAG
- a CDS encoding sodium-translocating pyrophosphatase: MNYFYLVPIASLFALSFAFYFFKKMMRESEGTEQMKTIAKYVREGAMSYLKQQYKVVAIVFVILASVFAVMAYFGLQNNWVPFAFLTGGFFSALAGFFGMKTATYASARTANAAKNSLNKGLQVAFRSGAVMGLVVVGLALLDISAWYLVLDHFIDSAEPGHKLIMITTTMLTFGMGASTQALFARVGGGIYTKAADVGADLVGKVEAGIPEDDPRNPATIADNVGDNVGDVAGMGADLYESYCGSILATAALGASAFVLNPAMQAKAVFAPMIIAAIGVFLSILGIFLVHTGENADMKKLMAALNRGVNVSAVLIALFTFVILYLLGFENWLGLSFSVISGLLAGIVIGQGTEYFTSHSFRPTQQIAESGKTGPATVIISGMGAGMISTFIPVITIALAILFSYLCATGFDVQNMMSGENLSMGLYGIGIAAVGMLSTLGITLATDAYGPIADNAGGNAEMCGLGKEVRKRTDALDALGNTTAATGKGFAIGSAALTALALLASYIEEIKIGMLRLGQTVLEFADGSDAVEIAKAGFADFMNYYQVTLMNPKVLVGIFIGSMMAFLFCGLTMNAVGRAAQKMVEEVRRQFREIAGILEGTGTPDYAKCVEISTKGAQREMLLPSLLAIAIPIVTGVILGVPGVMGLLAGGLGSGFVLAVFMANSGGAWDNAKKYVEEGNLGGKGSDVHKATVVGDTVGDPFKDTSGPSLNILIKLMSMISIVMAGLTVAWSLL, translated from the coding sequence ATGAATTACTTTTATCTTGTTCCCATTGCATCGTTGTTCGCTCTAAGTTTTGCTTTCTATTTCTTCAAGAAGATGATGAGAGAAAGCGAAGGTACAGAACAAATGAAGACCATCGCGAAATATGTCCGCGAAGGTGCCATGTCTTATTTGAAGCAACAATATAAAGTTGTTGCTATCGTCTTTGTTATTTTAGCCTCGGTTTTTGCCGTTATGGCTTATTTTGGGTTGCAGAACAACTGGGTTCCCTTTGCATTTTTAACCGGAGGTTTTTTTTCTGCGTTAGCGGGTTTTTTTGGTATGAAAACCGCCACTTATGCATCGGCACGTACAGCGAATGCTGCTAAAAATTCACTCAACAAGGGATTACAGGTAGCCTTCCGCTCAGGCGCCGTTATGGGCCTGGTGGTTGTGGGGTTAGCCTTACTTGATATTTCTGCGTGGTATCTTGTCCTGGATCATTTCATTGACAGTGCGGAGCCCGGACACAAGCTTATCATGATTACCACTACGATGCTTACCTTCGGTATGGGTGCTTCCACACAGGCGCTGTTCGCACGTGTGGGGGGAGGAATTTACACCAAGGCGGCCGATGTGGGAGCTGACCTGGTCGGAAAAGTGGAAGCCGGTATTCCCGAAGATGATCCGCGAAATCCTGCTACCATTGCGGATAACGTGGGTGATAACGTAGGAGATGTGGCGGGGATGGGAGCCGACCTTTATGAGTCTTACTGCGGTTCTATCCTGGCTACGGCTGCACTGGGTGCTTCGGCTTTCGTGCTGAACCCTGCTATGCAGGCCAAAGCGGTTTTTGCGCCCATGATTATTGCGGCTATCGGTGTTTTTCTTTCCATACTGGGTATCTTTCTGGTGCATACAGGTGAAAATGCCGATATGAAAAAACTGATGGCCGCATTGAATCGCGGAGTTAACGTAAGTGCGGTATTGATTGCCCTGTTCACTTTTGTTATTTTGTACCTTCTGGGTTTCGAAAACTGGTTAGGGTTATCTTTCTCAGTAATTTCCGGATTGCTGGCTGGAATTGTTATCGGACAAGGTACGGAATATTTTACATCTCATTCTTTCCGTCCAACGCAACAAATTGCAGAAAGTGGCAAAACCGGGCCGGCTACCGTTATTATCTCGGGTATGGGTGCCGGAATGATATCTACATTTATTCCCGTGATAACCATAGCGTTGGCTATTCTGTTTTCTTACCTTTGTGCCACTGGGTTTGATGTGCAGAACATGATGTCGGGAGAGAACCTGAGTATGGGATTGTATGGCATTGGAATAGCCGCTGTGGGGATGCTTTCGACTCTCGGGATAACATTGGCTACAGATGCTTACGGGCCAATTGCGGATAATGCCGGCGGAAACGCTGAGATGTGCGGATTGGGAAAAGAGGTCCGCAAACGTACGGATGCCCTGGATGCTCTTGGAAACACTACTGCTGCCACGGGAAAAGGATTTGCGATCGGTTCCGCTGCATTGACGGCACTTGCTTTGTTGGCCTCCTATATCGAAGAGATTAAAATAGGTATGTTGCGGCTTGGACAAACTGTACTTGAGTTTGCCGATGGCAGTGATGCTGTGGAAATTGCTAAAGCCGGTTTTGCCGATTTCATGAACTATTATCAGGTTACCCTGATGAATCCCAAGGTGCTTGTCGGCATTTTTATCGGTTCGATGATGGCATTTCTTTTCTGTGGGCTTACCATGAATGCTGTGGGAAGAGCTGCTCAGAAAATGGTGGAAGAGGTACGTCGCCAGTTCCGTGAAATCGCAGGCATATTAGAAGGTACGGGTACTCCCGACTATGCGAAGTGTGTTGAGATATCCACGAAGGGTGCGCAACGGGAGATGTTGTTGCCGTCACTTCTGGCCATTGCCATTCCCATTGTAACGGGGGTTATTCTCGGAGTGCCCGGTGTCATGGGACTATTGGCCGGGGGATTGGGTTCTGGATTTGTGTTGGCTGTTTTTATGGCAAACTCCGGCGGTGCGTGGGACAATGCCAAAAAATACGTGGAAGAAGGTAACCTGGGCGGAAAAGGCAGTGACGTGCACAAAGCCACCGTGGTGGGGGATACTGTTGGTGATCCGTTCAAGGATACATCCGGGCCTTCGCTCAACATTTTGATCAAGCTGATGAGTATGATTTCTATCGTGATGGCGGGGCTGACGGTTGCCTGGAGCCTTCTGTGA
- a CDS encoding ROK family transcriptional regulator translates to MEKSFFLSTDKSPKNIQIKKEIINHFVNNGNDTIAELSKGLDLSVPTVTKLIGELSDKGLVADFGKIQTAGGRYPNVYGLNPSSVYFIGVDMTRHHLNIALMDFKGDIVKYEMGISYMYENTTDSFDVLCEHIQKFIRETGELKQKIYNICLNISGRVNPESGYSYSSFYFSEEPISNILSNRLNYKVTVDNDTRSMAYGEFMKGAVQSESNVIFVNVSWGLGIGIIIDKKLYYGKSGFSGEFGHFPIFDNEIICHCGKKGCLETEASGLAIHRMVLERINKGESSILTQQVKDLNKLTLTDIVKATNMEDPLCIEIMEEVGFKLGKYVAGLINIFNPELVVIGGQVAETEGFIMLPIRSAVRKHSLGLVNKDTQIIPSKLKNKAGVVGACMIARSRLFDN, encoded by the coding sequence ATGGAAAAGAGTTTCTTCTTAAGCACCGACAAAAGCCCCAAAAACATCCAGATAAAAAAAGAGATAATCAACCATTTCGTTAACAACGGAAATGACACGATAGCCGAACTTTCAAAAGGGCTCGACCTGAGTGTTCCTACTGTAACAAAATTGATCGGGGAGCTGAGCGATAAAGGATTGGTTGCCGATTTCGGAAAAATACAAACCGCAGGCGGAAGGTACCCAAATGTTTACGGCTTGAATCCGTCATCTGTCTATTTCATCGGGGTAGACATGACAAGACACCATTTAAACATTGCGTTGATGGATTTTAAAGGCGATATTGTGAAGTACGAAATGGGAATTTCGTATATGTATGAAAACACCACAGACTCGTTCGATGTCCTTTGTGAGCACATACAAAAATTCATCCGTGAAACGGGTGAACTAAAGCAAAAAATATACAACATCTGCCTGAATATCTCGGGCCGCGTAAACCCCGAATCCGGATACAGCTACAGCAGCTTCTATTTTAGTGAAGAGCCGATCAGCAATATCTTATCAAACCGATTGAACTATAAAGTAACTGTGGACAATGACACGCGCTCCATGGCTTACGGTGAATTTATGAAGGGAGCGGTACAGAGTGAAAGTAACGTGATTTTTGTAAATGTAAGCTGGGGCCTCGGCATTGGAATCATTATCGATAAGAAGCTATACTACGGGAAATCGGGATTTTCAGGAGAATTTGGCCATTTCCCCATTTTCGATAACGAAATCATTTGCCATTGCGGCAAAAAGGGATGCCTCGAAACAGAAGCCTCCGGGCTGGCTATACACCGGATGGTACTTGAGCGGATCAACAAGGGAGAAAGTTCCATTCTCACCCAACAGGTAAAAGACTTAAATAAACTTACCCTTACAGACATCGTAAAAGCCACCAACATGGAAGACCCGCTTTGCATTGAGATAATGGAAGAGGTAGGGTTCAAACTGGGTAAATACGTCGCCGGACTGATTAATATTTTCAATCCGGAACTGGTGGTTATAGGCGGTCAGGTAGCAGAAACAGAAGGATTTATTATGCTTCCGATAAGAAGTGCCGTCAGAAAACATTCGTTGGGCCTGGTTAATAAAGATACGCAGATTATCCCTTCGAAATTAAAAAACAAAGCCGGAGTCGTTGGCGCATGCATGATTGCCCGAAGCCGGTTATTTGACAACTAA
- a CDS encoding O-acetylhomoserine aminocarboxypropyltransferase/cysteine synthase, producing the protein MRNLHFETLQIHAGQQPDQIEGSRVAPIHQTTAFVFKNAEHGADLFGLREFGNIYTRLQNPTTDVFEKRMAALEKGTAAVATASGQSAEFITINSLASAGDNIVSTSFLYGGTYNLFKVSFARLGVEFRFAKGDDVDSIESLIDEKTKAIYLEMIGNPEYNIPDVEKIVDLARKKDLPVIMDNTFAQGGYLFNPIDWGVNIVLHSATKWIGGHGTSMGGIIIDGGNFNWNNGKYPTLSEPSEGYHGLNFWEVFGDQSPFGNIAFAIRCRVEGLRDFGPAISPFNSFMMLQGLETLSLRAERINASTLEIARWLEKHPKVEKVNYPGLESSKYNALAKKYLKNNGFGGVLSFFIKGNEKQAATVIDNLSLISHVANVGDTRTLIIHPATTTHEQLSKEAQLASGVYPNMLRLSLGLEHIDDIKYELDEALSKL; encoded by the coding sequence ATGAGAAACTTACATTTCGAAACCCTGCAGATTCACGCAGGACAACAGCCAGATCAGATTGAAGGCTCAAGAGTCGCACCCATTCATCAGACAACAGCTTTCGTTTTTAAGAATGCGGAGCACGGAGCCGACCTATTCGGCTTAAGGGAGTTTGGGAATATTTATACCCGGCTGCAAAACCCTACGACAGATGTTTTCGAAAAACGGATGGCCGCCCTGGAAAAAGGGACAGCAGCTGTAGCCACAGCCTCAGGACAGTCTGCAGAGTTTATCACCATCAACAGCCTGGCCAGTGCCGGCGACAACATAGTCAGCACATCATTCTTATACGGTGGCACATACAATCTTTTTAAGGTTTCTTTTGCCCGGTTGGGAGTTGAGTTCCGTTTCGCCAAAGGGGACGATGTAGACAGCATAGAAAGCCTGATCGACGAAAAGACAAAAGCCATCTACCTCGAAATGATTGGAAACCCGGAGTACAACATCCCCGATGTAGAAAAAATTGTTGATCTGGCACGCAAAAAAGACCTGCCGGTGATAATGGATAATACGTTTGCGCAAGGTGGATACTTGTTCAATCCCATCGACTGGGGAGTAAACATTGTGCTTCATTCCGCCACAAAGTGGATTGGAGGACACGGTACATCCATGGGTGGAATCATTATCGACGGAGGAAATTTCAACTGGAACAACGGGAAATACCCCACTCTCAGTGAGCCTTCTGAAGGATATCACGGATTAAATTTCTGGGAGGTTTTCGGTGATCAATCTCCTTTCGGGAACATCGCTTTCGCCATACGCTGCCGCGTGGAGGGGCTGCGCGACTTTGGGCCTGCCATTAGCCCATTCAACTCCTTTATGATGCTTCAGGGCCTGGAAACACTTTCACTTCGTGCAGAACGAATAAATGCAAGTACATTGGAGATTGCCCGTTGGCTCGAAAAACATCCGAAAGTAGAAAAAGTCAATTATCCGGGACTGGAAAGCAGCAAATACAACGCCTTAGCCAAGAAATATTTAAAAAACAACGGTTTTGGCGGAGTTTTGTCCTTTTTTATCAAAGGCAATGAAAAACAGGCCGCCACGGTCATAGACAACCTGTCCCTGATCAGCCACGTAGCTAATGTGGGGGATACAAGGACACTGATCATTCATCCGGCAACTACCACACACGAACAGCTTTCGAAAGAAGCTCAGCTTGCGTCTGGGGTTTATCCGAATATGTTGCGGTTGTCACTTGGGCTGGAGCATATCGATGATATCAAATATGAGCTGGACGAAGCGTTGTCGAAGTTATAA